Part of the Candidatus Eisenbacteria bacterium genome, GCCGCCGGAAGAGGGGACCTCGAGCGGATCGGGCGGCGAGGGCGGCTCCGGGGCCGGGACCGGGATAGGAACCGGAACGGGTTCCGGGTTCGGCTCCGGGTCCGGCATCGTGGGACTCGACGGCGCCGACTTCCCGTTCCTTTACTACCTCGCGCTGATCGAGGCGCGGATCGGCGATCGCTGGGTGCCGCCCGAAGGGCTCGTCTCCGGAGGGAAGCCGCCGAGCGCGACCGTCCGCTTCGATATCCACCGCGACGGGCGGGTGCACGGCCCGAAAGTGAGCGAAAGCTCCGGCATCTCGTATTTCGATCTGTCGGCGATCCGCGCGGTCCTCGAGTCGGATCCGTTTCCGCCGCTCCCGGACGGATTTCCGGGAGACCGTTTGGGGGTGTTCTTTGTCTTCCGTTTCGAGAGGTAGCATCGTTCTTCTCCTGATGCTTCTCCCGGGGACGGTCCTCGGCCAGACCGAGGTCTGGCTCGGGGTCACCAAGCTCCGCGCGACGCGCATCCCGATCGGGGTTCGCTCCTTCGGCGGGGACCCGGCGCTCGCGGCGACCCTGGAGGAGACGGTCGTTCGCGATCTTTCGATCGCGGGGTTCTTCGAGATGATCCCGTGGAACTCGGACGACACCCTTCGGGCGCGTGCCGTCGTCTCCGGAACGGCGGACGCGGAGAGGGGATCGCTCGAGGGGCTTCTCGATCAAGCGCCCGGAGGGCGGAGGATCGTCGCGCGCCGATACGGGATCGAGTCGGAAGGGCCGAGGGGGGCCGCGCACCGCTTCTCCGACGACGTGATCTACCACCTCACCGGGGAGAGAGGGCTCTCGCGAACCCGGATCGTCTTCTCGCGGACGGACGGCCGCGTCGCCGACCTTTACGCGGTCGATTGGGACGGCGCGAACCTCCGGCGGATCCTCGGGAACGGCTCTTTGAACATCACGCCGCGCTGGTCCCCGGACGGCGGAAAAGTCCTTTATACATCCTATATACGCGGCGAGCCGGACATCTACTGGATGGACGCGGGCGGCGGTGCGGGAGGGCCGGTCGTGCAGTCGCTCGGCATGAGCAGCGCCCCGGCTTGGTCCCCCGACGGGAAGCGGATCGCCTTCATGATGTCCCGGGACGGGAACTCGGAGATCTACCTGATGAACCGGGACGGGAAGGGCCTCCGCCGCCTCACCTATCACGACGGGATCGACACCTCGCCCTCGTGGGCGCCGAATGGCCGGCAGATCGTCTTCGTCTCCGATCGGTCGGGAAGGCCGCAGATCTACCGGATGAACGACGACGGCTCCGATGTCACGCGCCTCACCTACTCGGGCGGGTACAACGCCTCCCCCAAGTGGTCCCCCCTGGGGGATCGGATCGTTTACGTCTCGCGGGAGGAAGGCGGATTCCAGGTACGAGTTCTTGACATGACCGATCAAGAATCGTACCTTCTTACGCTTGGAAGCGGAAGCAACGAGGATCCGGAGTGGTCTCCGGATGGCCGGCACATTGTTTTCTCTTCGTCCCGTACCGGGGAGAGAAAGCTTTACGTGATGCTCGCCGACGGGAGCGACGTGCGGCTTCTCGCATCGGGTGACGGGGGAGATTACTCACCATCCTGGTCCCCCCGGCCGAGGAACTAGCTCGGCCGAGGAGGGGATGGAGGGAGGCTACCATGGCAAGCAAGAAGACGGCGCTATTCCTTATCGCCTGCCTGCTGATGATTCCGCTCGTTGTCTCCTGCGGCGGGAAGAAGAAGGCTCCGCCGCCGACGCCGACGCAGAAGGAGACGCCGAGGGAGACGGTGGCGCCGGTCCCCGAGGAGAAGCCGGCCGAGGCGCCTGCCGCGTACGAGTTCGTCGACATCAACTTCGATTTCGACAAGCACGACCTCAAGCCGGGCGCGCAGAAGATCCTCGCCCAGCACGCGAAGGTTCTTTCGGAGAACAAGGGCTGGAGGGTGAGGATCGAGGGACACTGCGACGAGCGCGGCACGGTCGAGTACAACCTCGGGCTCGGCGAGCGGCGGGCGAACGCCGCCAAGAACTACCTCGTGCAGTACGGCGTGGACGCGGCCAACATCACGACCGTCACGTACGGGAAGGAGAGGCCGAAGGACAGGCGCAGCAACGAAGAGGGCTGGGCGATCAATCGGCGCGCCGAGTTCCACGTGACCAAGTAGGAAGATTGAAGTGAATCGCATAACGAGCGCCTTGTCTCTTCTCGCGGCGGCGTCGGTGTTCGCGGGATGCTACGGCAGGGCGCTCGTGCGCGGTCCGATCACGACCGAGGAGAGCGCGGAGTCGATCGCGCGCATCCGAGAAGACCAGATCGAATCGGAGAAGCGACTGGCCCGCCTCGAAACCCTGGCCGCAGAGCAAGCCTCGCTCCTCCGCGAGCTACGGGCGGGCTGGACGGCGGATCGGGAGGAGAGCCTCCGCAGGGCGCAGAACCTCGAACAGCGAATTGTGGAGAGCATGGACCGGGTGCAGCGCGTCGAGGGGAAGGTGGATCGTCTCCTCTATCGTTCGGGCCAAGCCCCGCCTCCGGAGGCGGGCCGCCCGGCGGACACCACCGCGGTCGCGATCGATCCGAAGCCGCTCTACGACGCCGCCTATCTCGACCTCATCCGCGGAAACTACCGGGCCGCGCGCGCGGGATTCGAGGCGTTCCTCGAGGCGTATCCGGCGAGCGCGCTCTCCGACGACGCGAGCTACTGGATCGGGGAGTGCTTCCTCGCGGAAGGAGATCCGCGCGAGGCGGCGAACCACTTTCAGCGTGTTGCCAGGGACTTCCCCGACTCGGAGCGAGTGGCCGCGGCTCTTCTCAAGCTCGCGACCTGCTACCTCGACCTCGGAGAGAAACAGGAAGCGCGGAAGGTCCTCACGCGAATCATCGAGGAGCATCCGAACGCGGTGGAAGCCTCCCTCGCGAAGGAGAGGCTTCGCGGGACCGGTTGATTCTCCGGCGGCCGCCCTCCCCTCGAACGGAGTGAACGCGCGCGTGATCCGGGTCACCGATCTGTCGGTTCGGTTCGGACGGCGGACGGCGCTGTCGGGCGTTTCGTTCGAGGTTCGGCGCGGGGAGCTCGCCGTGCTTCTCGGTCCGAACGGGGCTGGGAAGAGCACCGCGCTTCGCGTCCTCGCCGGAACGCATCCTCCCGACTCCGGTTCCGCCGAGG contains:
- a CDS encoding TonB C-terminal domain-containing protein; amino-acid sequence: MRVPRGLPPYLGVSLVLHAALFFVYVRSVSGARFAVPHPGAYRVSLVQLPGGSGPAPGEGPGPAAKAPEPEKKDEKTVRIPEKPRPMKKTEPSKNEPKKTDVKKKDTTRTRERPPEEGTSSGSGGEGGSGAGTGIGTGTGSGFGSGSGIVGLDGADFPFLYYLALIEARIGDRWVPPEGLVSGGKPPSATVRFDIHRDGRVHGPKVSESSGISYFDLSAIRAVLESDPFPPLPDGFPGDRLGVFFVFRFER
- the ybgF gene encoding tol-pal system protein YbgF → MNRITSALSLLAAASVFAGCYGRALVRGPITTEESAESIARIREDQIESEKRLARLETLAAEQASLLRELRAGWTADREESLRRAQNLEQRIVESMDRVQRVEGKVDRLLYRSGQAPPPEAGRPADTTAVAIDPKPLYDAAYLDLIRGNYRAARAGFEAFLEAYPASALSDDASYWIGECFLAEGDPREAANHFQRVARDFPDSERVAAALLKLATCYLDLGEKQEARKVLTRIIEEHPNAVEASLAKERLRGTG
- the tolB gene encoding Tol-Pal system beta propeller repeat protein TolB, with protein sequence MSSVSRGSIVLLLMLLPGTVLGQTEVWLGVTKLRATRIPIGVRSFGGDPALAATLEETVVRDLSIAGFFEMIPWNSDDTLRARAVVSGTADAERGSLEGLLDQAPGGRRIVARRYGIESEGPRGAAHRFSDDVIYHLTGERGLSRTRIVFSRTDGRVADLYAVDWDGANLRRILGNGSLNITPRWSPDGGKVLYTSYIRGEPDIYWMDAGGGAGGPVVQSLGMSSAPAWSPDGKRIAFMMSRDGNSEIYLMNRDGKGLRRLTYHDGIDTSPSWAPNGRQIVFVSDRSGRPQIYRMNDDGSDVTRLTYSGGYNASPKWSPLGDRIVYVSREEGGFQVRVLDMTDQESYLLTLGSGSNEDPEWSPDGRHIVFSSSRTGERKLYVMLADGSDVRLLASGDGGDYSPSWSPRPRN
- the pal gene encoding peptidoglycan-associated lipoprotein Pal, translating into MIPLVVSCGGKKKAPPPTPTQKETPRETVAPVPEEKPAEAPAAYEFVDINFDFDKHDLKPGAQKILAQHAKVLSENKGWRVRIEGHCDERGTVEYNLGLGERRANAAKNYLVQYGVDAANITTVTYGKERPKDRRSNEEGWAINRRAEFHVTK